AATGCTATCGTTCCCTATCGTCAGTCCGCCCTCAGGTCTTTCCATCTTCAATTTGCTATCAGTCCCTTTCTTAGGTTTATATTAGCTTCCAGCCTATAACGCCGGCGTCTCGCTGGCACTCTTTTTTGTGTCGTTGCGAGGTTGATTGTGCTGAAGCAACCTCCTCAAAAACCCTCCAGAGAGATTCCTCGACTACTCTCGGAATGACGTCATTACATGAGTTAGGAGACAAAGCCTTCTGACCCACAAATCCGCTTCCCTGAGTAGGTCTCAGGGCCATATCGAAGGGTTCCGGAGACCCCCTTGCATTCCCCCTTGGAAAGGGGGAAATTCAGACTCTACCCTATGCCTTTAACCCTTCACCCTTCGCCTAAAGCGTCTGCGGGTCGAAATAATCTCGGGCGCCTTTGGGGAGGGGCGGGATTTCGTATAACTGCGAACCGTTTCGCATGGATAATGTTGCCATCACACCAGCCGCAACAGCCTGGCGGGCGCCGATTGCGGACGTGGTAATTTTACCGCCATCACGCGCAAAACGGATAAACTCGGCCATAATTCTCGGATCGGCCCCTGCATGCCCAGCGCTATCTTCGGGTGTGAACGTGAAATCAACATCACCTTCAGGGTGGAAATAGGTACGTGTGTTCCAGAGGCGAACGAGCGCTTCCTTTGGGTCATCGCCAAAGTTTTCGATTCGGCCTTCTGTGCCGATAATCGTGTAATTCCTTTGAGCATCGGGCGTGTAATGGCACTGTTGGTAGGAAGCAAGAACGCCGTTATCAAGCTTCATCAGCATCATGCTGACGTCTTCGATGTCCATAATGGGGTGCATCCCAGTCTGTGTCAACGGAGGCCAGGTTGTGCCGAATGTCGCATCACCCCGCTCTGAAGGGTCGTGGCGGTCTTTTATCTGGCCATACAGTGTCAACTCGCCCATCGCCGTCACTTCTTGTGTATAGCCGTGCAGCAGCCAGTGCATAACATCAATGTCATGAGAGCCTTTTTGAAGCAGCATGCCCGTTGATTTCTCCCGCTCAGCGTGCCAGTCTTTGAAATATGCATCTCCGCCATAGGAGATAAAGTGCCTGCACCAACCCACTTTAGGTTCGCCAATTGCGCCGGTATCGATAAGCTCCTTCATCTTCTGAATGACCGGGAAGTGCCGCATGTTGTGACCGACATACAGTTTGCCCTTATGCTTCATCGCGGTTTCGAGGATGCGATCACAACCCTCGATAGTAATGGCCATCGGCTTTTCTAGATAGATCGCTTTACCGGCCTCAAGCGCCGCAAGCGCCTGTTCTTCGTGAAAGTTGTCGGGCGAGCCGATTACTACCGCATCAACATCGTCCCTTTCCAGCAAGACACGATAGTCATTGGTCGTAAAAACATCCTCCCCGCACTTTTCCCGA
The bacterium DNA segment above includes these coding regions:
- a CDS encoding Gfo/Idh/MocA family oxidoreductase, translated to MTKSGEFGIGIIGPGGRGSVGFYTHKPEEGVRVVAGCDVVEKGFDELREKCGEDVFTTNDYRVLLERDDVDAVVIGSPDNFHEEQALAALEAGKAIYLEKPMAITIEGCDRILETAMKHKGKLYVGHNMRHFPVIQKMKELIDTGAIGEPKVGWCRHFISYGGDAYFKDWHAEREKSTGMLLQKGSHDIDVMHWLLHGYTQEVTAMGELTLYGQIKDRHDPSERGDATFGTTWPPLTQTGMHPIMDIEDVSMMLMKLDNGVLASYQQCHYTPDAQRNYTIIGTEGRIENFGDDPKEALVRLWNTRTYFHPEGDVDFTFTPEDSAGHAGADPRIMAEFIRFARDGGKITTSAIGARQAVAAGVMATLSMRNGSQLYEIPPLPKGARDYFDPQTL